The genomic DNA CCCTGTTATTAATAAAATATTCGGTTCAAACCTTGCTCCCCCGGTAGATGTAAAAGAACATTTCAACTCCTGGCAAATGCCTATAGCTATGATTATTGCATTGCTAATGGCTGTTGGACAATTTTTTAAATATAAAGAAAGTAAACCCAAAGAAGTATTTAAAAAGCTCTTGTTTTCTCTGATCATTTCAACAATACTCTCTGTCGTTTTAATTTTGTTACTGAAGTTTAACAGCATCCATTACATGGTATTGCTGTTTACTGCTGTATTTGCAATCATTGCCAACTTCGATTATTTTCTTCGTGTTTTGAAAGGAAAATTTTCTTTCAGTGGTGCTTCCATTGCTCACATTGGTTTCGCATTTATATTACTGGGCACACTAATTTCCAATGCAAATTCAAGAATTATTTCTAAAAACAGATTGAATATTGATTTAGGAAAAGATTTTCCTAACAATGAAAACATTATGCTTGCTAAAGGTGACACCTTGCAGATGGGAAAGTATTTTGTAACCTATAGTGGCCGCGAGAAGAAAGATCATAATATCTATTTCGATGTTGAATATTTTAAACTGAATAACAAAACCGGAGAATTGAAAAAAGCATTTAGCCTGAAACCAATTATTCAGCTTAATGAAAGAATGGGAAATTCACCAGAGCCTGCTACTAAGTGGTTTCCAGATAAGGATATTTATACACATGTGACTTATGCTAATTTAGATGAATACACCAAAAATGTATCTATGGATGAGTATGATGCCCCCGTTGAACATGAAATGGCTGTAGGTGATACATTGGCAACTTCAAACAGCCTTATTGTTTTGCAAAAATTAGCAAAAGACAATACAGGAATTGAAGTAGAATCCTTTGACAGTTTTGGTGTTACAGCAATGCTGGAAGTAACTGATGTAAATAAAAAGAAACATTTGGTTACGCCACAGTTTCTAATCAAAGACCGAATGGCTGTTTCAAAAAATTATTTTCTTGATGAACTTGGTTTAAAATTCAGGTTTACGAGCATCAGCCCTGAAAGTGGAAAGATTAAACTTGAAATAGCTGAAAAGAAGGCGAATAAGAAAGACTTTATAATTATGAAAGCAATCATTTTTCCTCATATAAATTTATTGTGGATTGGTTGTATCTTAATGCTTACAGGGACTTGGATAGTTTCAGTAAAACGATTTAAAGAATATGTCCGATACACAAACAAAGGATAACAAATTCACACTGACCTTTATTGGATCAGGGAATGTTGCCTGGTTGTTGGCCATTTTATTTAAAACTTCAGGACATAAGATTAAAGAGATTTACAGCAGTAATAAAAAAACCGGTTCTGCACTTTCAAAAGTTACAGGCAGCAAGTTTGTTTCTGACATTCAAAAAATCAACAACCATTCAGACATTTATTTCATTACAACTAACGATGACAGCATTGCCGAAGTTGTTACTCATTTACCAGATTCGCAGAGCATAGTCGTTCATACATCCGGTACTGTTGATATACAAGTACTGAAAAAGAAATTTAAAAATGCCGGAGTTGTTTATCCTTTGCAATCTATAACCTCTGCAAGTGTTTTATCGGACGAACTAACCTTTTGTTTGGAAGCAACCAGCAACAAGGTATTAACTTCGTTAAAACAATTAATAACTTCAGTAAATTGTCGTTTTGTAGTAATGAACTCTCAAAAAAGAGCAAAATTGCATCTTGCTGCTGTGCTGGTAAATAATTTCACTAATCATTTGTATGCACAGGCATTTTCTTTTTTGAACAAAAACAGAATAGAATTCAATCTTCTGAAGCCTTTAATTACACATACTGCAAAGCGATTAGAGGGTAATCCTGCTGCTTTTCAAACCGGGCCTGCTGTCAGAAATGATAATAAAACTATTCAACAGCATTTAAGTTTATTAAAAGACAACAAACAACTTGCGGAATTATACAAGCAAATGACAGAATCAATTTATAAATTTCACAAAAAATGAACAGCGTGAATTTTAAAGAAAAATTAAAAGAAATAAAATGCTTTGTCTTTGATGTAGATGGTGTGCTTACTAACGGTATGCTGCATGTCACCAACGATGGAAAACTTTTACGTGCCATGAATATTAAAGATGGATATGCACTTCAATTGGCAGTAAAAAAAGGTTATCGTGTTGTAATCATTTCAGGTGGCAAAGATGAGGGCGTTGTTATCCGTCTTAAAAATTTAGGTATAAGTGATATTTATGTTGGCATTGGAAATAAACTGCAACAGTTGTTTTCTGTAATGCAGGAACATCATCTTACATCAGCACAACTGCTCTATATGGGTGATGACATGCCTGATGCAGAAGCAATGAAAAATTGTGCCATAGCCAGTTGCCCTTATGATGCTGCACCACAAATTCGCGATATTTGCCATTATATTTCACCTATAAAAGGAGGTGAAGGTTGTGCACGTGATGTTATTGAACAAGTTTTAACTCTAAACAACGATTGGGAATAATGGGATTTTTAAGGCTTATAAGATTTCCGAATTTAATAATTCTGGCATTGGCTCAATGTCTGATTTATTATATGATTGTTGTGCCTTTGCTAAAAACATCGGAGTTTACGCCTTCATTGCATACATGGCAGTTTTTGTTGATAGTCCTAAGTACAGTACTTATTGCAGCAGGAGGCTATACTATAAATGATTTTTTTGACAAAGACATTGATGCTGCAAACGGAATCGGCAAAGTGCACGACTTCTCCGGATGGACAATGAAAACATTTTATTTTGTTTTCTCTATCATAGGTATTGCTATTGGGCTTTACCTTACTTACGCCTTGAAATTAAGGCAATTTGCACTCACCTATTTACTCACTGCAGCACTACTTTATTTTTATTCTGCATCATACAAAAGACTTCCATTGGTTGGAAATTTTGTTGTTGCTTTTTTAACAGCTGTAGCGGTTTTCCTTCCTGCATTTGCAGACTATGAATTGCAATATGCATTTCGTGATATTAAACTTCCTGTTATTAATAATAAGATGTATAATCTTAGATTAATAATTGCAATTACGGCAGCTTATGCTTTTTTTGCATTTCTTATTTCATTAGTCAGAGAAATAATTAAAGATATTGAAGATATTGAAGGCGATAGAGAATTTGGATGCAACACACTCCCAATTGTTGCCGGCAAGGATAATGCAAAATTTATAGCCATTGGTTTATTACTCTTGATATTTGGATTGATTTTATTTCTTCAGATTAAACAAGCCTGGTGGGAAAGTCTTCCGGTCTTTGGTTATACTATGCTATTTGTACAAATACCAATTCTCATTTTAGCAGTGAAATTATTTTTCTCTGTAGAAAAAAAGCATTTCAAAGCAGCCAGCATAATGGCAAAAGTGGTTATGATTGGGGGCATATTATCTCTTCCGGTTTTTAAATATTTCAGTACCTGACCCTGATTTTTTCGATAACTAATGTTATTAGTCTATATACATAAAAATTCACCACGCCTAAAATATATCTTCGATTTATTTATTGGCAAACTAATGGGTATTAGTTACGAAACAACTCAAAATGTAGAAGAGTTTAAAAGTTATGCCGGCCCCAAATTCAATTATTCAGAACATCAGATTGAAAATGAAATATTCATTTATTCAGAAAGGTTGTTGTTTGAGAAAGGTATTGAAGACCAGCAATTCGGGTTTACTGAATGGGATGGCATAAAAGCATTTTATGCAACACATCCAAAATACAGTGTGCCATTCGATTTATTTTCTGCATCATTCTATTTAGTGAGTCGTTACGAAGAATATCTTCCACATTTAAGGGATTCGCATGACCGATATAATGAAACGGAAAGTATTGCATACACCAGAGGATTTCTTCAGAAACCTGTAGTGAATATTTGGGCACAGAAATTCAAATCTATAATTTTAGAAAGATATCCTAATCTTAAGTCGGCAAACTCAAAGTACAAGTATATATCAACTATTGACATTGATAATGCATATGCTTACTTAGAAAAGGGCCTGATGCGTACTTTAGGCGCTTACGGCAGGTCTTTAATTAATTTCGATTTACCTCAAATTGTAGAACGTACCAAGGTGTTGATGCGTTTGATGCATGACCCTTATGACACTTATGACTTAATGCATGATTTGCATAGACGATATAAGATCAATGTAATTTACTTTTTTTTACTAGGCGAATATGGAGAAAACGATAAAAATGTTTCTGTTGATAACAGAAATTTTCAATCACTCATTCAATCCTTAGCTGACTATGCCGATACAGGAATCCATCCAAGTTATGGTTCAAATATCAAACAAGGCCGTCTGCAAAAAGAAGTTCAGCTGCTGACTAAAATTCTAAAAAGAGAAGTAACTAAAAGCAGGCAACATTTTCTCAAAATAAGATTGCCTGATACTTACAGACAATTAATTAGTGTTGACATTAAAGAAGATTTCACAATGGGCTATGCAGGAAATATCGGTTTCAGAGCAGGCATTTGTTCTTCTTTTTATTTTTATGATCTGGATCAGGAAGTACAAACACCACTTGTCATACATCCGTTTGCTGTAATGGATGCAACTTTCAGATATTACCTAAAAGTAAATCCTGAACAGGTAATAGATTTGATAAAACCACTGCTTGAAGAAGTTAAAGCAGTAAATGGTACTTTTATCAGTTTATGGCATAATGAATCACTCAGCGAGAATCATATCTGGAAAGGTTATAGAAGTATTTATGAAGAATTACTTAAAATAGCATCTGCCTGAAATGGAAATAAAGTACCTTGAACATAATGAGATTGACAAAGCAAAATGGGATCTCTGTATCAACCAGGCTATAAATAGATTACCCTATGCTTTTTCATGGTACCTTGATGTGGTTAGTCCAAACTGGCATGCATTAGTGAGTGATGATTATAAATTTGTGTTTCCCTTAACATGGAGAAATAAAATGGGATTCAATTATCTCTATCAGCCACTGTTTACACAACAATTAGGAATATTTTCTTCACTACCTGTAAGTTTTGCTGTCTCGAATGATTTTTTAAATGCAATTCCATCAAAATTTAAACTGATTGAGATTAATTTAAATTCCTTCAACCCGGCAGCCGGCAACAAATTTGTTGCATCTAAAAGATTAAACTTCGAAATGGATTTATCTTTATCTTACGAAGAAATCAGAAAATTTTACTCTGACAATCAAAAGCGAAACATTAACAAGGCAAAAAAAAATGAATTAAAAATAAATCAACCTGACATTTCCGAAGTAATAAGTTTATTTAAAAATGACAGAGGTTTGAAAGTTGAACGAATGAAAAATGAAAGTTTTGAATTACTAAGAAGATTGTACTCTGCTTTGAAGCAAAAAGGAATAAGTTATATACGAGGTGTTTCTGACGGTTCCCAAACTATTTGTGGGGGAATATTCATTCAAACAGAGTACAGAATTATTTTTCTCTTTTCCGGCAACACTGTAATCGGAAAATCTTCAGGTGCCATGTCCTTTCTAATTGACTCTGTAATTCAGGAAAATTCAAACAAAAAAATTATTCTGGATTTTGAAGGCTCTAATGATTTAGGTTTGGCGCGTTATTATAGTAGTTTTGGTTCGATTGAACATGTATATTTACACCTGAAAAAAAACACACTTCCATTTCCTGTAAGACTTTTTAAACGATAACTATGGTAAATATTCTAAGCACAGGCAACTCCTTACTACATCATTTTGTCGCAGAATTACGTGATGTAGAAATACAGAATGACAGGATGCGTTTTAGAAGAAATCTTGAACGCATTGGTGAAATTGCCGCTTACGAAATAAGCAAAACCATGAATTATGAAAACACAGATGTAACCACCCCTCTGGGTATTGCCACTGTTCCACTTCTGCAAAGTCAACCTGTATTAGGCACTATTTTAAGAGCCGGGCTACCACTACATCAGGGCTTATTGAATTATTTTGATCAGGCAGATAATGCATTTATTTCGGCTTACAGACGTCATCATAAAGATGGTAGTTTTGATATACACCTTCAATATCTATCATCTCCACCAATTGCTGGAAGAACATTGATTTTAAGTGACCCTATGCTTGCCACAGGTCAGTCATTAGTTGAAACTTATAAAGCAATGCTTGAATCCGGACAACCTGCGCATACACATGTTGTAGCTGCCATTGCAAGCAGACAAGGTATAGAATATGTTAAAGCAAATTTACCTGATGACTTAACCATTTGGGTTGCTGCTGTTGACGAGGAACTCACTGCACAGTCATATATTGTCCCCGGCTTGGGTGATGCCGGAGATTTAGCTTTTGGTGAGAAAAAGTAATTCAGTCAGTTATTTTTACTATCTTTCGTTGATTAATCAGAATAATAAAACATGGGTGAGTTTGTAAAAATTCTGATGGTCATATTAATCAGCAGTGTAAAATTTGTAGTCGGTCCTGCATTTGCTTATTATGATGAAAAATATGACTTCACAATTTTCGAAGCAATAGTCTATCCTATTATCGGTGGCATGCTAGGTGTTTTTGTTTTTAGTTTTTTTAGTGATCAGGTTGCAAATGTTTGGCACTGGATACAAAATCGAATTAAAAGGACCGTTTCACGGAAACAGCCTTTCTCTGAACCCACAGTAGATAGTGATGGTAAAGTTGTTGTCAGCTACACGTATGTTGATTCTAAAGAAAAACCTAAAAACAAAATTTTTACTAAGCGCAATAGAAGACTAATAACCATTTGGAAGAAATACGGTTTGTTTGGAATCGCATTACTAACACCTGTAGTAATTTCAATCCCTATTGGTACAATCATTGCATCACGATTAGTACCCAACAAAAAGAAAGTTTTTTTATACATGCTCATTTCAATTTCAGCCTGGTCAATAGCAATGGTGTCTTCGTTTGAACTATATCATGCCTATTCCATAAAAGCGCTACAACAGAAAGTTCTTGAACCATGAAAAAGTTAAAGCGCTATACACATCTCATTTTTGACCTTGATCATACTTTATGGGATACCAATGCCAATGCAGCACAATCGCTGTCTGAAATGTATCATCAATATAATTTAGAGCAGAATGGCATAAATAGTGAGCATGCTTTTATTCAGAAATATGTGGACATTAACAATAGAATGTGGACAGAATATTCTCTTGGACGAATTAAAAAATCGTATTTGCGTGCAGGACGATTTGAACTCACATTAAAATATTTCGGAATTGAAAATCCGGAGTT from Bacteroidia bacterium includes the following:
- the upp gene encoding uracil phosphoribosyltransferase, giving the protein MVNILSTGNSLLHHFVAELRDVEIQNDRMRFRRNLERIGEIAAYEISKTMNYENTDVTTPLGIATVPLLQSQPVLGTILRAGLPLHQGLLNYFDQADNAFISAYRRHHKDGSFDIHLQYLSSPPIAGRTLILSDPMLATGQSLVETYKAMLESGQPAHTHVVAAIASRQGIEYVKANLPDDLTIWVAAVDEELTAQSYIVPGLGDAGDLAFGEKK
- a CDS encoding polysaccharide deacetylase family protein is translated as MGISYETTQNVEEFKSYAGPKFNYSEHQIENEIFIYSERLLFEKGIEDQQFGFTEWDGIKAFYATHPKYSVPFDLFSASFYLVSRYEEYLPHLRDSHDRYNETESIAYTRGFLQKPVVNIWAQKFKSIILERYPNLKSANSKYKYISTIDIDNAYAYLEKGLMRTLGAYGRSLINFDLPQIVERTKVLMRLMHDPYDTYDLMHDLHRRYKINVIYFFLLGEYGENDKNVSVDNRNFQSLIQSLADYADTGIHPSYGSNIKQGRLQKEVQLLTKILKREVTKSRQHFLKIRLPDTYRQLISVDIKEDFTMGYAGNIGFRAGICSSFYFYDLDQEVQTPLVIHPFAVMDATFRYYLKVNPEQVIDLIKPLLEEVKAVNGTFISLWHNESLSENHIWKGYRSIYEELLKIASA
- a CDS encoding geranylgeranylglycerol-phosphate geranylgeranyltransferase, whose protein sequence is MGFLRLIRFPNLIILALAQCLIYYMIVVPLLKTSEFTPSLHTWQFLLIVLSTVLIAAGGYTINDFFDKDIDAANGIGKVHDFSGWTMKTFYFVFSIIGIAIGLYLTYALKLRQFALTYLLTAALLYFYSASYKRLPLVGNFVVAFLTAVAVFLPAFADYELQYAFRDIKLPVINNKMYNLRLIIAITAAYAFFAFLISLVREIIKDIEDIEGDREFGCNTLPIVAGKDNAKFIAIGLLLLIFGLILFLQIKQAWWESLPVFGYTMLFVQIPILILAVKLFFSVEKKHFKAASIMAKVVMIGGILSLPVFKYFST
- a CDS encoding 3-deoxy-D-manno-octulosonate 8-phosphate phosphatase codes for the protein MNSVNFKEKLKEIKCFVFDVDGVLTNGMLHVTNDGKLLRAMNIKDGYALQLAVKKGYRVVIISGGKDEGVVIRLKNLGISDIYVGIGNKLQQLFSVMQEHHLTSAQLLYMGDDMPDAEAMKNCAIASCPYDAAPQIRDICHYISPIKGGEGCARDVIEQVLTLNNDWE
- a CDS encoding Rossmann-like and DUF2520 domain-containing protein; translation: MSDTQTKDNKFTLTFIGSGNVAWLLAILFKTSGHKIKEIYSSNKKTGSALSKVTGSKFVSDIQKINNHSDIYFITTNDDSIAEVVTHLPDSQSIVVHTSGTVDIQVLKKKFKNAGVVYPLQSITSASVLSDELTFCLEATSNKVLTSLKQLITSVNCRFVVMNSQKRAKLHLAAVLVNNFTNHLYAQAFSFLNKNRIEFNLLKPLITHTAKRLEGNPAAFQTGPAVRNDNKTIQQHLSLLKDNKQLAELYKQMTESIYKFHKK
- the ccsA gene encoding cytochrome c biogenesis protein CcsA — encoded protein: MEIKYIGEQLFWGYIGNGFIFTAFISALYAAILYLTSVRNEEKAKWATPLARKFLYLHSIACFGIFFLLLYLIFNHRFEYYYVWQHSNMTMPMYYILACIWEGQEGSFLLWMLWHSLIALFVSRRNRHWESPVVGIIMLVQVFLGSMLLGVYVFGYKLGSNPFTLLRDNEQFANLPFIKMPDYLSRIADGRGLNPLLQNYWMVIHPPTLFLGFASTVVPFAFALGGLMRKNITEWIKPALPYAFFSIMSLGAGILMGAAWAYEALSFGGFWAWDPVENASLVPWLVMVGAGHVMLVFNKRGRALLSTYILCILSFLLVLYSTFLTRSGILGETSVHAFTDLGMSGQLIFYMLFFVILAVVMLAINWKKIPKENSDDSITSREFWMFIGMLVLCISAIQITFTTSIPVINKIFGSNLAPPVDVKEHFNSWQMPIAMIIALLMAVGQFFKYKESKPKEVFKKLLFSLIISTILSVVLILLLKFNSIHYMVLLFTAVFAIIANFDYFLRVLKGKFSFSGASIAHIGFAFILLGTLISNANSRIISKNRLNIDLGKDFPNNENIMLAKGDTLQMGKYFVTYSGREKKDHNIYFDVEYFKLNNKTGELKKAFSLKPIIQLNERMGNSPEPATKWFPDKDIYTHVTYANLDEYTKNVSMDEYDAPVEHEMAVGDTLATSNSLIVLQKLAKDNTGIEVESFDSFGVTAMLEVTDVNKKKHLVTPQFLIKDRMAVSKNYFLDELGLKFRFTSISPESGKIKLEIAEKKANKKDFIIMKAIIFPHINLLWIGCILMLTGTWIVSVKRFKEYVRYTNKG